The sequence below is a genomic window from Uranotaenia lowii strain MFRU-FL chromosome 2, ASM2978415v1, whole genome shotgun sequence.
AACAACCTGGCATGGAACTCATGGAACGGATTGAACTACGGAAACAACGCATGGAACAATGGCTGGAACAACTGGAACTCTAAGAGCTTGGTGTCTTATCCTTTCTCTTCAATCCATGGATCCTGGCCAGCAGTGAACTCCGTCTATGACAACGCTTGGATTAACGAAAACGGATGGTATAGAGCGAAGCCAACTGTCGTTCAGGCCAACGTTGCTAAGGTCAATCCATGGGGACTTCCATTGGCCGGATATGGCTATGGCCATGGATACAACAACTATGTAGCTCATGGTGCTCCAGTAGTTTCTGCCAAGTATGTCGCTGCCAATCCAGGATCAGTGCATGTTGCTCCACTCATTGGACACGCCGTCAACCAGAAGCTGATCGTTGCCTAAGTATTTGACAGTATTATGTGAATAAATCCTTACTTAACACTAGTTGAATTCTCTTCTTTGTTAATGTTTATGTTTTTGGGT
It includes:
- the LOC129741234 gene encoding uncharacterized protein LOC129741234 → MKAIITLLSLAVAAHCGYVEPTWDSVNNLAWNSWNGLNYGNNAWNNGWNNWNSKSLVSYPFSSIHGSWPAVNSVYDNAWINENGWYRAKPTVVQANVAKVNPWGLPLAGYGYGHGYNNYVAHGAPVVSAKYVAANPGSVHVAPLIGHAVNQKLIVA